One stretch of Trichocoleus desertorum ATA4-8-CV12 DNA includes these proteins:
- a CDS encoding exopolyphosphatase, protein MVVMTNQYRLVTRSDFDGLVCAVLLKELDLINEIKFVHPKDMQDGKIAITDKDITTNLPYVSGVHLAFDHHYSEILRNQNPEAGYINNPEAPSAARVVYNYFGGLEEFPHISTEMMEAVDKGDSAQFNIDEVLHPKDWVLLNFLMDARTGLGRFKEFNISNYSLMMELIDYCKNHTIAEILGLPDVKERVDLYFEQSSQFKDQLLRCATVYDNLVVLDLRNEDVIYAGNRFMIYALFPNCNISIHQMWGVKQQNTVFAVGKSIFNKSSETNIGELMLQYGGGGHANAGTCQIDNAQAEITLKKLIARINTDG, encoded by the coding sequence ATGGTAGTTATGACCAACCAATACCGATTAGTCACTAGAAGCGACTTTGACGGCCTTGTCTGCGCTGTTTTATTAAAAGAATTAGATTTGATTAACGAAATTAAATTTGTCCATCCCAAAGATATGCAAGATGGCAAGATTGCAATTACCGATAAAGATATCACCACCAATCTACCCTATGTATCAGGGGTTCATTTAGCGTTCGATCACCACTACAGTGAGATCCTGCGAAATCAAAATCCTGAAGCAGGCTATATTAACAACCCAGAGGCTCCTTCCGCAGCCAGAGTGGTTTACAACTACTTTGGGGGCTTAGAGGAGTTTCCCCACATCTCCACCGAAATGATGGAGGCCGTTGATAAGGGAGATTCAGCTCAATTTAATATCGATGAAGTCTTACATCCTAAGGATTGGGTACTCCTCAACTTTTTGATGGATGCCAGAACAGGGTTGGGAAGATTCAAGGAATTCAACATCTCAAACTACAGTTTGATGATGGAATTAATCGACTACTGCAAAAATCACACCATCGCTGAAATCTTAGGATTACCGGATGTTAAGGAACGAGTTGATCTCTATTTTGAACAATCATCTCAGTTCAAAGATCAACTTCTGCGTTGTGCCACCGTATATGACAACTTAGTGGTCTTAGACCTGCGGAATGAGGATGTAATCTACGCAGGCAACCGTTTCATGATTTATGCTTTGTTCCCTAACTGCAACATCTCCATTCATCAAATGTGGGGCGTAAAGCAACAAAACACAGTTTTCGCAGTTGGTAAGTCGATTTTCAACAAAAGCTCCGAAACCAATATTGGCGAATTAATGCTGCAATATGGCGGTGGCGGTCATGCCAATGCGGGAACTTGCCAAATCGACAATGCTCAAGCTGAAATAACTCTAAAGAAATTGATTGCTCGAATTAACACAGATGGCTAA
- a CDS encoding Uma2 family endonuclease, whose protein sequence is MTIAPSQALTLQEFLELSSIEESPAWEYIGGVAIQKPMGGGKHSTLQKRLVAAIDQAGVTYEAFPELRCTVGDRSVVPDVAVIASSQLPLDENGEIISKGIEFAPNWVIEILSPDQSQTRVTGNILHCLRHGSQLGWLIDPKERSVLVYQPDRLPDLLSGADVLPSLEGMALSLSVEQVFEWLRRR, encoded by the coding sequence ATGACTATCGCACCGTCTCAAGCTTTAACTCTGCAAGAGTTTCTTGAACTCTCCTCTATTGAGGAGTCGCCAGCGTGGGAATATATCGGTGGAGTGGCAATTCAGAAACCAATGGGGGGCGGTAAGCATAGTACATTACAAAAGCGTCTAGTCGCTGCGATCGACCAAGCGGGTGTTACCTATGAAGCTTTTCCAGAATTGCGCTGTACGGTTGGCGATCGCTCTGTCGTTCCAGATGTTGCCGTTATTGCTAGCAGCCAATTGCCCTTAGATGAGAACGGCGAGATCATTAGTAAAGGAATTGAGTTTGCCCCCAATTGGGTCATTGAAATTTTGTCTCCCGATCAAAGTCAGACACGAGTCACGGGTAATATTCTGCATTGCCTTAGGCATGGTAGCCAATTAGGATGGTTGATTGATCCCAAGGAGCGGTCAGTTTTGGTTTATCAGCCCGATCGCTTGCCAGATTTACTCTCTGGAGCAGATGTGTTGCCAAGTTTAGAGGGGATGGCTTTAAGCTTATCGGTCGAGCAGGTGTTTGAGTGGCTCCGCCGACGCTAG
- a CDS encoding 3-deoxy-7-phosphoheptulonate synthase: MRRTYDLHVVETRPLLSPAFIHSELPITEEVSTLVAETRDRIRNILQGEDQRLLVIVGPCSIHDVDAAYEYGQKLLKLRTALQDQLEIVMRVYFEKPRTTIGWKGLINDPHLDGSYDINTGLRQARKLLLELAKLGLPAATELLDPITPQYLADLISWTAIGARTTESQTHREMASGLSMPVGYKNGTDGNLGAAVNAMLAANSPHHFLGISSQGLASIVTTTGNPDGHLVLRGGKQGPNYDAAYIEKSAQELSRYKLNQRIMIDCSHGNSDKDYTRQPLVSQDIAAQVKAGSPHIMGIMIESHLVAGNQSIPDDLSQLTYGQSITDPCVDLPTTAEMLEILAEAVSRQTKGVPVG; this comes from the coding sequence ATGCGTAGAACCTACGATTTGCACGTCGTTGAAACGCGTCCCCTATTAAGTCCAGCCTTTATTCATAGCGAATTGCCGATCACTGAAGAAGTGTCTACTTTGGTGGCAGAAACCCGCGATCGCATTCGTAATATTTTGCAGGGAGAGGATCAGCGCCTACTCGTGATTGTGGGTCCCTGTTCAATCCACGATGTTGATGCTGCTTATGAGTATGGCCAAAAATTGCTCAAGCTGCGGACAGCGCTACAAGACCAGCTTGAGATCGTCATGCGCGTTTACTTTGAGAAGCCCCGCACCACAATTGGCTGGAAGGGCTTGATTAACGATCCCCACCTAGACGGCAGTTACGACATCAATACGGGGTTGCGGCAGGCGCGGAAATTGCTCCTAGAGCTGGCTAAACTGGGCTTGCCTGCTGCTACAGAATTGCTTGATCCCATCACCCCACAGTATTTAGCAGATCTGATTTCTTGGACAGCAATTGGGGCTCGCACCACCGAAAGCCAAACTCACCGAGAAATGGCTTCTGGGCTTTCCATGCCTGTGGGTTACAAAAATGGCACCGATGGCAATTTGGGTGCTGCCGTGAATGCCATGCTAGCAGCCAATTCTCCCCATCATTTTTTAGGGATCAGTTCCCAAGGGCTAGCAAGTATTGTCACCACCACAGGTAATCCAGATGGTCACTTGGTCTTACGCGGTGGTAAGCAGGGGCCAAACTATGACGCTGCCTACATCGAGAAATCTGCTCAGGAATTGAGTCGATACAAGCTGAATCAGCGCATCATGATTGATTGCAGTCACGGTAATTCTGACAAAGACTATACCCGCCAACCTCTGGTCTCACAGGATATTGCGGCTCAGGTGAAAGCTGGCTCTCCTCACATTATGGGGATTATGATTGAGAGCCATTTGGTGGCGGGCAATCAATCCATTCCCGACGATTTGTCTCAGCTCACCTATGGTCAAAGCATTACAGATCCCTGTGTGGACTTACCAACGACTGCTGAAATGCTAGAGATCTTGGCAGAAGCCGTCAGTCGGCAGACAAAAGGGGTTCCAGTTGGCTAA
- a CDS encoding cytochrome P450: protein MKLPDGPKLPAWLQKLQYTLDPLGFLETTAERYGDIFNAPVMGNFKTLLLTSHPQAIQQIFASDTKQFAAPPNQLLRPLVGEYSLLVLEGDRHRRERKLLMPPFHGDRMRAYGESIVDLADKAFARLTPNQIFTARTLAQDISMEVILRVVFGLSEGEKFSQLKQRITTLMDLFQSPLLAISLFFPNLQKDLGPRSPWGYLRQVQRRIDELLYTEIQARRQHHNPANSDILSLLLSAEDEAGKGMSDAELKDELMTFLLAGHETTAAAIAWAFYWVHKFPQIREKILQELATLEDTSDPVSVARLPYLTAVCQETLRIYPIAILTVPRAVKEPVELLGYSLQPGARLFGAIYLTHHREDLYPDSKQFRPERFLERQFSPYEFLPFGGGVRRCIGEALALFEMKLVLATILQRYELELADQKPERPKRRGVLVGPERGVRMVLRSRR from the coding sequence ATGAAGCTCCCTGATGGTCCAAAACTACCAGCTTGGTTGCAGAAGCTGCAATATACCTTAGATCCTCTAGGGTTTTTGGAGACAACAGCAGAACGCTATGGGGATATTTTTAATGCGCCTGTGATGGGTAATTTTAAGACGTTACTGCTGACTAGTCACCCGCAAGCAATTCAACAAATCTTTGCTAGCGATACTAAGCAATTTGCGGCTCCGCCCAATCAACTGCTGCGCCCTTTAGTGGGTGAATACTCCCTATTGGTATTAGAAGGCGATCGCCATCGTCGGGAGCGCAAATTGCTCATGCCGCCATTTCACGGCGATCGGATGCGAGCTTATGGAGAATCAATTGTTGATTTAGCAGATAAAGCCTTTGCTCGCTTAACCCCCAACCAAATCTTTACCGCTCGTACCCTGGCGCAAGATATCTCGATGGAGGTAATTTTGCGAGTCGTGTTTGGGCTGTCAGAGGGAGAGAAATTCTCTCAGCTCAAGCAACGCATTACCACGCTGATGGATCTGTTTCAGTCTCCGTTGCTCGCAATCTCGCTCTTTTTTCCTAATTTACAAAAAGACTTAGGCCCTCGCAGTCCTTGGGGATACCTGCGGCAGGTCCAACGCCGAATTGACGAACTCCTCTACACAGAGATTCAAGCGCGTCGGCAACACCATAATCCCGCCAATTCAGACATTTTGAGCCTGCTGCTCTCGGCTGAGGATGAAGCTGGAAAAGGCATGTCTGATGCCGAATTAAAAGATGAATTAATGACTTTTCTGCTGGCAGGTCATGAAACCACGGCTGCTGCGATCGCCTGGGCTTTCTATTGGGTGCATAAATTTCCGCAGATCCGCGAAAAGATACTTCAGGAGCTAGCCACCTTAGAAGACACTTCTGATCCGGTCAGTGTAGCTCGATTGCCCTATCTCACAGCCGTTTGTCAGGAAACTCTCCGGATTTATCCAATTGCGATTCTCACTGTGCCACGGGCAGTCAAGGAACCGGTGGAACTACTAGGCTACTCTTTACAGCCCGGAGCCAGACTGTTTGGTGCCATTTACCTCACTCATCACCGTGAAGATCTCTATCCAGACTCCAAGCAATTTAGGCCCGAACGTTTCCTAGAACGCCAATTTTCCCCCTATGAATTTTTACCCTTTGGCGGTGGGGTTCGGCGTTGTATCGGCGAGGCTCTAGCCTTGTTTGAGATGAAGTTGGTGTTGGCAACAATCCTACAACGCTATGAGTTAGAGTTGGCAGACCAAAAACCAGAACGCCCCAAACGTCGAGGTGTACTGGTAGGGCCAGAGCGAGGAGTCAGAATGGTGCTGCGATCGCGCCGCTGA
- a CDS encoding Uma2 family endonuclease, whose translation MSQLQAKLATDVWVNATWDEYLLAVSDPDYETAKGYYNKGRMRLEMAPLGNPHSRDHATIIGALYLFAGLQGINLDVHDNCTYRKTGSEEAQPDASFYLGANAEVVPWEATITDLDVYPAPDLVVEVAYSSLADDKGEKRLLYEALGVREYWIVDVQNVEIIAFEIQNRGSRRIDQSQVLPGLAIALLEEAFRRSRQMNHGKVSAWLLSQFQS comes from the coding sequence ATGAGCCAGTTACAAGCCAAATTAGCAACCGATGTCTGGGTGAATGCCACTTGGGATGAATACCTTTTGGCAGTTAGTGATCCTGACTATGAGACGGCTAAAGGCTACTACAACAAAGGACGCATGAGGCTAGAAATGGCTCCGCTTGGTAATCCCCATTCCCGTGACCACGCCACGATTATTGGTGCCCTCTATTTATTCGCTGGCTTGCAGGGTATCAATCTGGATGTCCACGACAATTGCACTTATCGCAAAACGGGATCTGAAGAAGCCCAACCTGATGCCTCTTTTTACCTAGGTGCTAACGCAGAGGTGGTGCCTTGGGAAGCTACCATTACTGATCTTGATGTTTACCCAGCTCCCGATTTAGTTGTGGAAGTAGCTTATTCTTCCTTGGCAGATGATAAAGGGGAAAAGCGGTTACTTTATGAAGCTCTGGGCGTACGAGAATATTGGATTGTTGATGTGCAAAATGTTGAGATTATTGCGTTTGAAATCCAAAATCGAGGGAGTCGCAGGATTGATCAATCGCAAGTTTTGCCTGGTTTAGCGATCGCCCTCTTAGAAGAAGCCTTTCGTCGCAGTCGCCAAATGAATCATGGCAAGGTCAGTGCTTGGCTTCTGTCTCAATTTCAATCCTAA
- a CDS encoding efflux RND transporter periplasmic adaptor subunit, which yields MSGNDTQDLSSPPAISEESSNFPQDSQHAGPPPQPNRFRQLLVPSIIGLLLLGGIGWIVFSRVIMPMLMMGQMKPQPTPVQLGSPKSAMVEDSSDYSARLDSRQSITLQSRVSGPVATIYVKAGDRVEAGDQLLQINANEQRAQVASRNAGVETSAAEIESAQADVASAIDTLQALQEKRVADQANVQLNQREYERYQELQRQGAESRQILDQRLNALQTAQANLRQTEADIRAQQSAINRARSQVVRGQRAFQQAQANVAEGQAQLQDYAISAPFAGIVGNIPIKQGDYVSPSTPLLTLTQNQELEVKIEIPLDRAPDLRMGLPVRLLSDQDRVLQTGKISFIAPNVDPSTQLVQVRAILDNSNNQLRTEQSIGARVIWDSHSGVLVPTTVISRLGGRNFIFVAAPFQSSACEAPASAPGAPPGAAQLEPNQLVAVQKPIKLGKIIGNDQEVVEGLSAGDRIVTSGILQLQNCMPIAEDTPPPTAASPNSP from the coding sequence ATGAGCGGCAACGACACTCAAGACCTCTCCTCTCCCCCAGCTATTTCGGAGGAAAGTTCAAATTTTCCTCAGGACTCTCAACATGCTGGGCCACCACCTCAGCCCAACCGTTTCCGACAGTTGTTAGTGCCTAGCATTATCGGTCTGCTGCTTCTCGGTGGCATTGGCTGGATTGTGTTCAGTCGCGTCATTATGCCGATGCTAATGATGGGGCAAATGAAACCGCAGCCAACCCCTGTCCAGTTGGGTAGCCCCAAGTCGGCTATGGTTGAAGATAGCTCAGACTACTCCGCCAGACTTGATTCTCGGCAGTCAATCACCTTGCAATCGCGGGTTTCTGGCCCAGTTGCCACGATCTATGTAAAAGCAGGCGATCGCGTTGAGGCGGGTGACCAACTCCTCCAAATTAATGCGAATGAGCAGCGGGCTCAAGTGGCTAGTCGGAATGCTGGGGTGGAAACGTCAGCCGCTGAGATTGAATCAGCCCAAGCCGATGTAGCCAGCGCGATCGATACCTTGCAAGCCCTACAGGAAAAACGGGTGGCAGATCAAGCCAATGTTCAACTGAATCAACGCGAATACGAGCGCTATCAAGAACTACAAAGACAAGGAGCCGAAAGCCGACAAATTCTGGATCAGCGGCTAAACGCCCTGCAAACAGCTCAGGCGAACTTACGGCAAACAGAGGCTGACATCCGAGCCCAACAATCTGCGATTAACCGCGCCAGGTCTCAAGTCGTGAGAGGGCAACGAGCCTTTCAGCAAGCCCAAGCTAATGTGGCTGAAGGTCAAGCTCAACTTCAGGATTACGCCATTTCAGCGCCTTTTGCGGGGATTGTAGGCAATATTCCCATCAAACAAGGAGATTATGTCAGCCCTTCCACACCGCTACTGACCTTGACCCAAAATCAGGAACTGGAAGTCAAAATCGAGATTCCGCTGGACAGAGCACCGGATCTACGCATGGGCTTACCTGTCAGGCTGTTGAGTGATCAAGACCGCGTTTTGCAAACGGGTAAGATCTCGTTCATTGCTCCGAATGTTGATCCGTCAACGCAGTTGGTGCAGGTGAGGGCAATACTTGATAACTCGAATAATCAACTCCGCACGGAGCAGTCTATTGGAGCCAGAGTGATTTGGGACTCTCATTCTGGAGTTCTGGTTCCAACTACGGTAATTTCTCGACTGGGGGGTAGAAACTTTATTTTCGTGGCGGCTCCCTTTCAAAGCTCAGCGTGTGAAGCACCAGCCTCAGCCCCTGGAGCACCGCCTGGAGCAGCTCAACTAGAGCCTAACCAATTAGTTGCAGTCCAAAAGCCCATTAAGTTGGGCAAAATCATCGGCAATGACCAAGAAGTGGTAGAAGGCTTGAGTGCAGGCGATCGCATCGTAACTTCTGGCATCCTACAACTACAAAATTGTATGCCGATTGCCGAAGATACCCCCCCTCCTACTGCTGCATCTCCTAATTCTCCCTAA
- a CDS encoding efflux RND transporter permease subunit → MILSISNFFIKRPVFATVCSIVVTLLGLACIPTLSIAQYPDIAPPQISVTSNYRGANAEIVESTVTNILERELNGIAGVKYIKSTSANDGTSNVNLTFDLGLNQDIAAVDVQNKVSTVVSRLPGPVTQTGVQVSKANNNFLLAIGLYSDRDESKGEDLYDDVYLSNYADLYVVDALKRLEGVGGVQIFGERKYAMRLWLDPERLASRNLTPQDVVVALQQQNLQVGAGQIGQPPTATGQQYQYAVTAQGRLKDAEEFNELVLKTTDAGTLVKLRDIGRAELGAENYGSVLRFTSDDRITHRGVGLGITQQFGSNALETAQAVKDEMQRLTASFPPGLHYEVAFDTTTFIQAGAEEVIISLLQAVALVILVIFLFLQNWRAALVVSIAIPVAFIGTFIFVKLLNFSINTLTLFGLTLATGLVVDDAIVIVEDITRRINEDGLRPLEAAIASMNALFGAVIATSLVLITVFVPIAFFPGTTGQLYKQFALTIAFSVVVSTFNAITFTPTLSALLLKQGQTTPDNWFFNGINGAIERTRQAYGRTLEKVTRRKNIVLALFSAGLVLTYWIYTIVPAGFVPEEDQGYFITLVQAPEGVSLSYTEEVLAKAEEIMKQRPEIKNIFAIGGFSFSGATPNNGLIFSTLKPWEERSGSDQSVKAIIGGFVPQPSGLFPQLVSIKEAIVVPFPPPAIQGIGNFGGFEFHLQDRAGSDFATIGEVLGKFMGRATTYPAPDKPQLAGLRPTFNANTPQISVEVDRVRANQLQVSPEDIFNTLQIFLGSAYVNDFNQFQRAYRVYVQADSRFRSNPEDIKKLYVRSRSGRMIPLGNLVRVNQTVGPSIITHYNLSRSVEINGSGSPGVSSGQAIKAMEAVANETLPKGFRYEWSGLSLEEIQAGGSAVFIFSLGIIFVFLTLAAQYESYTDPLIIMLTVPLAVLGALFAILLRGTANDVYTQIGLVMLIGMASKNAVLIVEFANQLSDEGLALTKAVTEACRERLRPILMTAISTVIGAVPLVIATGPGAAARQSLGTAVVGGMCVATVLSLFVVPVLYIVIKTAESQFRRSRQPAFVGVTSTTMGSDGDGNGDGHVDGHGDGTGHHSRETTASRSSDHH, encoded by the coding sequence ATGATTCTCTCCATTTCCAACTTCTTTATCAAACGCCCTGTGTTCGCAACGGTGTGTTCGATCGTTGTGACCTTGTTAGGGCTTGCCTGCATTCCGACCCTGTCGATCGCCCAATATCCAGACATTGCGCCTCCTCAAATCAGCGTTACATCTAACTATAGGGGCGCGAATGCTGAGATCGTAGAGTCAACCGTCACCAACATTCTGGAGCGGGAACTGAACGGTATTGCGGGGGTGAAATACATCAAGTCCACCAGTGCTAATGATGGCACCAGCAATGTCAATCTGACCTTTGACTTGGGTCTGAACCAGGATATTGCTGCGGTTGACGTACAGAACAAAGTTTCGACAGTCGTCTCGCGTCTGCCTGGGCCTGTGACTCAGACAGGGGTGCAAGTTTCCAAAGCCAACAACAACTTTTTGCTGGCGATCGGGCTTTACTCCGACCGAGATGAGAGTAAAGGCGAAGACCTGTACGACGATGTTTATCTCAGCAACTACGCCGACCTGTACGTGGTTGATGCCCTGAAGCGGCTCGAAGGTGTGGGGGGGGTGCAAATTTTTGGGGAGCGCAAATATGCCATGCGCCTGTGGCTCGACCCCGAACGGCTAGCCAGTCGCAACTTAACCCCGCAAGATGTGGTAGTTGCCCTACAACAACAAAACCTGCAAGTTGGGGCGGGGCAAATTGGTCAACCTCCTACTGCCACTGGGCAACAATACCAATATGCGGTAACTGCCCAGGGACGACTGAAAGATGCAGAAGAATTCAATGAGCTGGTGCTCAAAACCACTGATGCTGGCACGTTGGTGAAACTCAGAGATATAGGCAGAGCGGAATTAGGCGCAGAGAACTACGGTTCGGTGTTGCGTTTTACCTCGGATGATCGCATCACCCACCGAGGTGTGGGGCTGGGGATCACCCAGCAGTTTGGCAGTAATGCCTTAGAGACAGCGCAAGCAGTCAAAGATGAAATGCAACGGTTGACCGCCAGTTTCCCTCCTGGTCTTCACTATGAAGTCGCCTTTGATACGACGACTTTTATCCAAGCAGGGGCAGAAGAGGTGATCATCTCGCTCTTGCAGGCGGTTGCGTTGGTGATCTTGGTGATCTTCTTGTTTTTGCAGAACTGGCGAGCGGCGCTGGTAGTTTCGATCGCGATTCCGGTAGCGTTTATTGGCACGTTTATCTTCGTCAAGCTGCTAAATTTCTCAATTAACACGCTGACTTTGTTCGGCTTAACACTAGCCACAGGTTTAGTGGTCGATGACGCGATCGTGATTGTGGAGGATATTACGCGACGGATTAACGAGGATGGTCTGCGGCCTCTCGAAGCAGCGATCGCTTCCATGAATGCCTTGTTTGGTGCCGTTATTGCTACATCGTTGGTGTTGATTACGGTGTTTGTGCCCATTGCCTTTTTTCCTGGCACTACGGGCCAACTGTATAAGCAATTTGCGCTCACGATCGCTTTCTCCGTTGTAGTTTCTACGTTCAACGCGATTACCTTTACGCCTACCTTGTCGGCTCTGTTGCTGAAGCAGGGACAAACGACCCCAGATAACTGGTTTTTTAATGGCATCAATGGCGCGATCGAGCGGACTCGTCAAGCCTATGGTCGGACGCTAGAAAAGGTCACTCGACGCAAGAACATTGTGCTGGCCCTATTCTCAGCAGGTCTAGTTCTTACCTACTGGATCTATACGATCGTACCAGCGGGGTTTGTACCAGAAGAAGACCAAGGCTACTTTATTACGCTGGTTCAAGCACCGGAAGGAGTCTCCCTCAGCTATACCGAAGAGGTTTTGGCGAAAGCTGAGGAGATCATGAAGCAACGCCCCGAAATCAAAAATATTTTTGCGATCGGAGGATTTAGCTTCAGTGGTGCCACACCCAACAACGGCTTGATTTTCTCGACCCTGAAACCTTGGGAAGAACGATCTGGATCTGACCAATCAGTCAAAGCCATTATTGGTGGTTTCGTTCCTCAACCGTCTGGGCTGTTTCCGCAACTCGTCAGCATTAAGGAAGCGATTGTAGTACCGTTTCCGCCACCCGCCATTCAAGGAATTGGTAACTTTGGGGGATTTGAGTTTCACCTACAAGACCGTGCAGGCAGTGACTTCGCCACGATTGGGGAAGTGTTAGGTAAATTCATGGGTCGGGCAACTACCTATCCCGCTCCTGACAAACCGCAGCTGGCTGGGTTACGGCCTACTTTTAATGCCAACACTCCCCAGATCTCGGTAGAAGTGGATCGCGTGAGAGCCAACCAACTTCAGGTTTCGCCGGAAGACATTTTTAATACCCTGCAAATCTTCCTCGGCTCAGCCTATGTCAATGACTTCAACCAATTTCAACGAGCTTATCGGGTGTATGTGCAGGCAGACAGCCGCTTCCGTTCTAATCCGGAAGACATCAAGAAGCTGTATGTGCGATCGCGCTCTGGAAGGATGATTCCCCTCGGTAATTTGGTGCGGGTCAATCAGACGGTCGGCCCCTCGATCATCACTCATTACAATCTCTCCCGTTCTGTTGAAATTAATGGCTCAGGGTCACCCGGAGTTAGCTCTGGACAGGCTATTAAGGCAATGGAAGCAGTAGCCAACGAAACTCTGCCTAAAGGTTTTCGGTATGAGTGGTCTGGCCTCTCTTTAGAGGAAATTCAGGCAGGAGGCTCAGCGGTTTTTATCTTCTCTTTGGGAATTATCTTTGTCTTTCTAACGTTGGCGGCTCAGTATGAAAGCTACACCGATCCTTTGATCATCATGCTAACTGTGCCCTTGGCTGTTTTGGGGGCATTGTTTGCCATCCTCCTTCGTGGCACTGCCAATGATGTGTATACACAGATCGGGTTAGTGATGCTAATCGGGATGGCAAGTAAGAACGCGGTCTTGATTGTAGAATTTGCCAACCAACTCTCGGATGAAGGGCTGGCTTTAACCAAAGCGGTAACTGAAGCTTGCCGAGAGCGTTTACGCCCAATCTTGATGACGGCAATTTCTACCGTGATTGGGGCTGTGCCGCTAGTGATTGCTACGGGGCCAGGAGCCGCTGCTAGACAATCTTTAGGGACAGCGGTCGTAGGAGGAATGTGTGTGGCTACAGTGCTCAGTTTGTTTGTGGTGCCTGTTCTGTACATCGTGATTAAGACGGCTGAGTCTCAGTTCCGGCGATCGCGCCAACCAGCCTTTGTGGGTGTAACCTCAACGACTATGGGCAGCGACGGTGATGGTAACGGAGATGGGCATGTCGATGGGCATGGTGACGGTACAGGTCATCACAGCCGAGAAACTACTGCCAGCCGCTCTTCAGATCATCACTAG
- the ilvA gene encoding threonine ammonia-lyase, biosynthetic, whose amino-acid sequence MFCDYLVQILTARVYDVAQESPLEHAPNLSARVNNRLLLKREDMQSVFSFKLRGAYNKMVNLSPDQLAQGVIAASAGNHAQGVALGASRLGTRAIIVMPVTTPQVKVDAVKARGGEVVLQGDTYDDAYAYARQLEAEKGLTFIHPFDDPDVIAGQGTIGMEILRQCQQPIHAIFVAIGGGGLISGIAAYVKRLRPEIKIIGVEPVDADAMNQSLKAGHRVRLPQVGLFADGVAVREVGEETFRLCQEYVDDIILVDTDATCAAIKDVFEDTRSILEPAGALAIAGAKAYAEREQIEGKTLIAIACGANMNFDRLRFVAERAEFGERREAIFAVTIPEQPGSLRKFCECLGRRNLTEFNYRISDQKEAHIFVGVQIQNRADAAKMTQGFEGCGFRTIDLTDDELTKLHLRHMVGGHSALAHHELLYRFEFPERPGALMKFVTSMSPNWNISMFHYRNNGADYGRIVVGMQVPPQEMQEWQAFLETLGYRYWDESQNPAYKLFLG is encoded by the coding sequence ATGTTTTGCGACTACCTGGTACAAATCCTGACTGCTCGTGTTTATGATGTCGCCCAAGAATCGCCGCTAGAACATGCTCCCAATTTATCGGCACGAGTCAATAATAGACTGCTGCTGAAGCGGGAAGATATGCAGTCAGTGTTTTCATTTAAGCTCCGGGGTGCCTACAACAAAATGGTGAATCTGTCTCCAGATCAGCTAGCTCAAGGAGTCATTGCGGCCTCGGCGGGCAACCATGCTCAAGGTGTTGCTCTGGGTGCTAGTCGGCTGGGAACCCGCGCCATTATTGTCATGCCCGTCACTACGCCCCAGGTCAAGGTAGATGCCGTCAAAGCGCGCGGCGGTGAGGTAGTGCTACAGGGTGACACCTACGATGATGCCTATGCTTATGCTCGGCAACTCGAAGCTGAAAAAGGACTGACCTTTATTCACCCCTTCGATGACCCGGATGTGATCGCAGGACAAGGCACCATCGGCATGGAGATTTTGCGGCAATGCCAGCAACCGATTCATGCCATCTTTGTCGCGATCGGTGGAGGAGGTTTAATCTCTGGAATTGCTGCTTATGTCAAGCGGTTGCGTCCCGAAATCAAGATCATTGGTGTAGAACCTGTAGATGCTGACGCCATGAACCAATCCCTTAAAGCAGGGCATCGGGTGCGCTTACCTCAGGTGGGATTATTTGCTGATGGGGTAGCGGTACGGGAAGTGGGAGAAGAAACTTTTCGTCTGTGTCAAGAATATGTAGATGACATTATTTTGGTGGATACAGATGCCACCTGTGCGGCGATCAAAGATGTCTTTGAGGATACGCGATCGATCCTTGAACCTGCCGGAGCCTTAGCGATCGCTGGAGCCAAAGCCTATGCTGAAAGAGAACAGATTGAAGGGAAAACGCTAATTGCGATCGCTTGCGGTGCCAATATGAACTTCGATCGCCTGCGGTTTGTGGCAGAGCGGGCTGAGTTTGGCGAACGTCGAGAAGCGATCTTTGCGGTCACGATTCCAGAACAACCGGGCAGTCTACGTAAGTTTTGTGAATGCCTGGGTCGCCGCAACCTAACAGAGTTTAACTACCGCATTTCTGACCAAAAGGAAGCCCATATCTTTGTGGGTGTGCAGATCCAAAATCGCGCTGATGCCGCTAAGATGACCCAAGGCTTTGAGGGCTGTGGGTTTAGAACCATTGATCTCACAGATGATGAACTGACCAAACTACACCTACGACATATGGTGGGTGGTCACTCAGCCCTCGCTCATCATGAGTTGCTTTACCGCTTCGAGTTCCCGGAGCGTCCTGGTGCCCTGATGAAGTTTGTCACTTCCATGAGTCCCAACTGGAATATCAGCATGTTCCACTACCGTAACAACGGTGCAGACTATGGGCGGATTGTGGTGGGGATGCAAGTTCCACCCCAGGAGATGCAGGAATGGCAAGCCTTTCTGGAGACTTTGGGATATCGCTATTGGGATGAAAGCCAAAACCCTGCCTACAAGCTGTTTTTGGGATAG